A single window of Rubripirellula lacrimiformis DNA harbors:
- a CDS encoding VWA domain-containing protein, whose amino-acid sequence MLPFRLGFDHPGYLWLLLALPLLWWIGYASLASLGSLRRWMALLLRTVVWTTLVLAIAGVQLVWVSDRVTVMYLLDQSESIPVAKRQVMLDYVIRNVRRHRDEARKDRAGIVVFGRDAAIEIPPYDDYIPQLRRLESLGGRTDATNLESAINLAKASMPEDTTRRLVIVTDGNENIGQAKSLAARVADSGIGIDVVPVVLESSSEVLVEKIDLPNNIRKGQPFEARVVLNNYSESGSSAPVRGKLRVKQSVGGEDTLLLEETITLDPGKNVFPLRHQIEQPAAYIYDAEFVPATEDDDGLRQNNSATAYTYVRGKGRVLLIEERSRMGDFDLLVQTLRDANIEVVTQASDELFGSLAELQAYDAVILAGVPRVSGESSDLITSFTDAQIEMLVSNTQQLGAGLLMIGGPESFGAGGWTGTKIEDAMPVDFKIKNTKIQAVGALALIMHASEMAEGNHWQKVIAKAAIEQLGPSDYAGVLHWTMRGDSWMWGGRNGLLEVGPNRKAMLAALGRMSPGDMPQFDPAMRMAVAGLARTPASVKHSIIISDGDPTDPSPATIKSFKDNNITISTVAVASHGLTESRRLQQIAQATGGKYYAVANGRALPRIFQREARRVSRPLVYEPPGGALPEVIFPHPMLDGVDRVLPNISGFVLTQAKDSPLAQVLIQSPKPDAPENATILAVWTYGLGRTAVLTTDSGTKWASEWTGWAGYDKFYSQLVRWLMRPTGDTGKFTIATQVRDGQVQVVVNALSQDDSFLNFLDMNATALGPDLKPIPLRMRQSAPGRYVGEFPADGSGSYFVNVIPGPGAAPLTTGVTVPYSDEFRVRETNQALIESLASTTPRGGQAGQVTVPLGTQPSEDLINSDPFRGGLPLARSIRDAWPWFVLAGCCMFLGDVFVRRVSIRFDWIGKKLKALGGKDSQKDAAVTARLDALRKNKDSVDASLQKRRASVRFEPSQDSNAAPEIDLGSPSAPNAAKSAGPAKPEIPDGPSYTERLLEAKRKAKKDQSKE is encoded by the coding sequence ATGCTTCCGTTTCGACTCGGATTTGATCATCCCGGCTATCTGTGGTTGCTGCTGGCGTTACCGCTGCTGTGGTGGATCGGGTATGCATCCTTGGCGTCCTTGGGAAGCCTTCGTCGATGGATGGCGTTGTTGCTGCGGACCGTGGTATGGACAACGCTTGTGCTTGCCATCGCAGGTGTCCAATTGGTTTGGGTCAGCGACCGAGTGACGGTCATGTACCTGTTGGACCAATCCGAAAGCATCCCCGTGGCAAAACGCCAAGTGATGCTGGATTACGTGATTCGAAATGTGCGGCGACATCGCGACGAAGCGAGAAAAGACCGGGCTGGCATCGTCGTCTTTGGTCGCGACGCGGCGATCGAGATTCCACCGTATGACGACTACATCCCGCAACTGCGACGACTAGAAAGTTTGGGCGGTCGTACCGATGCGACCAACCTAGAATCAGCGATCAATCTGGCCAAGGCATCGATGCCCGAGGACACGACTCGGCGACTGGTGATTGTCACCGACGGCAACGAAAACATCGGGCAAGCCAAGTCGTTGGCCGCGCGAGTCGCCGACTCGGGGATCGGCATCGATGTGGTGCCGGTGGTTCTCGAATCATCCAGCGAAGTCCTGGTCGAAAAAATCGACTTGCCAAACAACATCCGCAAAGGCCAGCCATTCGAAGCCCGTGTGGTACTGAACAACTATTCCGAATCCGGTTCCAGTGCCCCGGTCCGCGGCAAGCTTCGCGTCAAACAAAGCGTCGGCGGCGAGGACACGTTGCTGTTGGAAGAAACGATCACGTTGGATCCGGGCAAAAACGTCTTTCCGCTGCGGCACCAAATCGAACAGCCCGCCGCCTATATCTATGATGCCGAATTTGTCCCTGCCACCGAAGACGACGATGGTCTGAGACAAAACAACAGCGCCACCGCCTACACCTATGTCCGCGGCAAGGGGCGGGTATTGCTGATCGAAGAACGCAGCCGAATGGGCGACTTTGACCTGCTGGTGCAAACCCTTCGCGATGCCAACATCGAAGTCGTCACTCAGGCCAGTGACGAACTGTTTGGATCGCTGGCGGAATTGCAGGCTTATGACGCGGTCATCTTGGCAGGCGTGCCAAGAGTGTCCGGCGAATCATCGGATCTGATCACGTCGTTCACCGATGCACAGATCGAGATGCTGGTCAGCAATACTCAGCAGTTGGGGGCAGGCCTGTTGATGATCGGCGGCCCCGAATCATTTGGTGCCGGCGGCTGGACCGGGACCAAGATCGAAGATGCGATGCCGGTCGACTTTAAGATCAAAAACACCAAGATCCAAGCGGTCGGCGCGCTGGCATTGATCATGCACGCTAGCGAAATGGCCGAAGGCAACCATTGGCAGAAAGTGATTGCCAAAGCGGCCATCGAACAGCTGGGCCCATCGGATTACGCCGGGGTGTTGCACTGGACCATGCGTGGCGATTCGTGGATGTGGGGCGGCCGCAATGGACTGCTAGAAGTGGGTCCGAATCGCAAAGCCATGTTGGCGGCACTCGGTCGAATGTCGCCCGGTGATATGCCACAGTTCGATCCTGCGATGCGAATGGCGGTCGCCGGTTTGGCACGCACCCCCGCATCGGTCAAACACAGCATCATCATTAGCGATGGTGACCCGACCGATCCATCCCCCGCGACCATCAAGTCCTTCAAAGACAACAACATCACGATCAGCACGGTCGCAGTGGCGTCCCATGGTTTGACCGAAAGTCGTCGATTGCAACAGATCGCACAAGCGACCGGCGGTAAGTACTACGCCGTCGCCAATGGCCGCGCTCTACCACGGATCTTTCAACGCGAAGCACGCCGGGTGTCCCGCCCCTTGGTTTACGAGCCACCGGGCGGCGCGCTGCCCGAAGTCATTTTCCCGCACCCCATGCTGGATGGCGTTGACCGTGTGTTGCCCAACATTAGCGGCTTTGTTCTGACCCAGGCCAAGGATAGCCCATTGGCCCAAGTCCTGATTCAATCGCCCAAACCCGACGCGCCGGAAAACGCAACCATCTTGGCCGTCTGGACCTATGGCCTTGGCCGCACGGCGGTCCTAACCACCGACTCGGGGACCAAGTGGGCCTCGGAGTGGACCGGATGGGCCGGGTACGACAAGTTCTATTCCCAATTGGTCCGATGGTTGATGCGCCCCACCGGGGATACCGGCAAGTTCACGATCGCCACACAGGTTCGTGATGGCCAAGTGCAAGTTGTCGTCAACGCGTTGTCGCAGGACGATTCGTTTCTAAACTTCTTGGATATGAACGCGACCGCGCTGGGCCCCGATCTGAAACCGATTCCGCTTCGCATGCGACAGTCGGCACCGGGACGGTATGTGGGCGAATTTCCGGCGGACGGATCAGGCAGTTATTTTGTCAACGTGATCCCGGGCCCGGGCGCTGCACCGCTGACGACCGGCGTGACGGTTCCCTACAGCGACGAATTCCGTGTACGTGAAACCAACCAAGCACTGATTGAATCGTTGGCGTCGACCACACCCCGTGGTGGCCAAGCAGGGCAGGTCACCGTTCCGCTGGGAACTCAGCCCTCGGAAGATCTGATCAACAGCGACCCGTTTCGCGGCGGGTTGCCCTTGGCTCGCAGCATCCGCGACGCCTGGCCGTGGTTCGTGCTGGCGGGCTGCTGCATGTTCCTGGGCGATGTGTTCGTTCGACGTGTATCGATCCGATTCGATTGGATCGGAAAGAAACTGAAGGCACTAGGTGGCAAGGATTCTCAGAAAGATGCCGCGGTGACCGCCCGTCTGGATGCACTGCGAAAAAACAAAGACTCCGTCGACGCTTCGCTTCAAAAGCGACGAGCCAGTGTTCGGTTCGAACCTTCCCAGGACAGTAACGCAGCGCCGGAAATCGATCTTGGCAGCCCATCGGCACCCAATGCCGCCAAGTCCGCGGGGCCTGCTAAACCAGAAATTCCCGATGGGCCAAGCTATACCGAACGATTGCTAGAAGCCAAACGCAAAGCGAAAAAAGACCAGTCGAAGGAGTAG
- a CDS encoding type II CAAX endopeptidase family protein, with the protein MANFFMDAFQPQRPSEDQRASGPPAADDASTPTAASEDVADPPANDVSMPADDFQSRTMDPPYTGLVSPPKAHPRWWTPLAVSAASWLSFMIASLLMAILGVWVVFGELSSQLLGSMETMTKVSASRWGLLIVVVLPQLALVMPSIVAGKLSPVPFRQRLGLVRGHWPVWAWFAAAAATPLVGLISSLVVGSFMEESENLKEMSRIFRNHGESGFLFPLAMMIGATPAICEEFLFRGYVQTRLVRSFHPLIGIFVASFLFAAFHMDLVHVIAVFPMGMFLGVISYRSGSLFPAMLGHFVNNVISVVLVVMAPEDATDVLAAPAIMISMSIILIGLVGMGGTIFSIAWFKPAADNTTTTGPIMARLVPDNEHPADRQPADRHSADARPSISSPPYGE; encoded by the coding sequence ATGGCAAACTTTTTCATGGATGCATTTCAGCCGCAACGCCCGTCGGAGGACCAGCGCGCCTCCGGTCCGCCGGCTGCCGATGACGCCTCCACACCAACGGCTGCTTCGGAGGACGTGGCTGATCCGCCGGCGAATGACGTTTCCATGCCGGCCGATGATTTTCAATCCAGGACGATGGATCCGCCATACACCGGTCTCGTTTCGCCCCCCAAGGCACACCCACGGTGGTGGACACCCTTGGCCGTCAGCGCGGCCTCTTGGCTGTCGTTCATGATCGCCAGTTTGTTGATGGCAATCTTGGGCGTGTGGGTCGTCTTCGGCGAACTGTCGTCCCAACTGCTGGGATCGATGGAAACGATGACCAAGGTTTCGGCATCGCGATGGGGCTTATTGATCGTCGTCGTCCTGCCTCAATTGGCATTGGTGATGCCATCGATCGTCGCCGGAAAGCTGTCGCCGGTTCCATTTCGTCAACGTCTCGGTTTGGTGCGTGGCCATTGGCCGGTGTGGGCATGGTTTGCCGCCGCCGCAGCGACTCCTTTGGTCGGCTTGATCAGCAGCTTGGTCGTTGGATCGTTCATGGAAGAGAGCGAGAACCTGAAAGAGATGTCTCGCATCTTTCGCAATCATGGCGAATCGGGATTCTTGTTTCCGTTGGCGATGATGATCGGTGCGACACCCGCGATATGCGAAGAGTTTCTCTTTCGCGGCTACGTTCAAACCCGGCTGGTCCGTTCGTTTCATCCGCTGATCGGAATCTTCGTCGCGTCGTTTTTGTTTGCCGCGTTTCATATGGACTTGGTGCACGTCATCGCCGTCTTTCCGATGGGCATGTTCTTAGGCGTGATCAGTTACCGAAGCGGTTCGCTGTTCCCTGCCATGTTGGGGCATTTCGTCAACAACGTGATCAGTGTGGTGTTGGTGGTGATGGCGCCGGAAGACGCAACCGACGTGCTGGCGGCCCCGGCAATCATGATTTCGATGTCGATCATCTTGATTGGTTTGGTCGGGATGGGGGGGACGATATTTTCGATCGCTTGGTTCAAACCAGCGGCGGACAATACGACCACGACTGGCCCGATCATGGCCAGGCTAGTGCCTGATAATGAACACCCCGCTGATCGGCAACCCGCTGACCGGCACTCCGCTGACGCTCGCCCCTCTATCTCGTCTCCTCCCTACGGTGAATGA
- a CDS encoding NAD-dependent deacylase, producing MASPPINVLVLTGAGISAESGVPTFRGADGLWEGHAIEDVATPEGFARRPQSVHQFYNQRRKQLQHADVAPNAAHLALAEFEQAVMSPHTADDHESANQFLLVTQNIDNLHVRAGSQRVLPMHGELLKVRCIDTDEVFDWTDDLSLDTPHPQDPSNPRARGRLRPHVVWFGEMPIGLDRIARAASTADVFLAIGTSGLVYPAAGIVRQTSPACRRIEINLDDTPASSVFDETIRGKATVEVPQLLDRLAKEWKLG from the coding sequence ATGGCTTCCCCACCGATCAACGTTCTAGTACTGACCGGTGCGGGCATTTCAGCCGAATCGGGTGTACCGACGTTCCGAGGCGCCGACGGGCTGTGGGAAGGCCACGCGATCGAAGACGTTGCGACCCCCGAAGGCTTTGCCCGTCGCCCGCAGTCGGTCCACCAGTTCTATAACCAGCGGCGGAAACAATTGCAGCATGCCGATGTTGCCCCCAACGCGGCTCACCTCGCACTCGCTGAATTCGAACAGGCGGTGATGTCCCCGCACACCGCCGACGACCATGAATCGGCAAACCAATTTCTGCTGGTTACCCAGAACATCGACAACCTTCATGTTCGTGCGGGCAGCCAACGGGTCCTACCGATGCACGGTGAACTGCTGAAAGTTCGCTGCATCGATACCGACGAAGTGTTTGATTGGACTGATGACCTTTCACTGGACACCCCGCATCCCCAAGATCCATCCAACCCACGTGCACGCGGGCGACTGCGGCCGCACGTGGTTTGGTTTGGCGAGATGCCCATCGGATTGGACCGGATTGCCCGCGCCGCATCGACCGCCGATGTCTTTTTGGCGATCGGCACATCCGGCTTGGTCTATCCAGCTGCGGGCATCGTTCGGCAAACATCCCCGGCATGTCGTCGAATCGAAATCAACCTCGACGACACTCCGGCATCGTCGGTTTTCGACGAAACGATTCGCGGGAAAGCGACGGTCGAGGTTCCCCAGTTGCTAGACCGATTGGCCAAGGAATGGAAACTCGGTTAG